One genomic region from Stackebrandtia nassauensis DSM 44728 encodes:
- a CDS encoding BTAD domain-containing putative transcriptional regulator gives MPGEQLPLDRFIDVVWGAQPPKSASANLYSYVTVLRRALHGRLNRLRSGYVLHVKPGELDVQVFTDLLVEARSEAAAGHVADSLGAYDRALKLWRGEPLADIKGPPPWIPYIQKLIDTRLDALEERAALYVHNGQQNEAVAELRGLIAEHPLRESLWRQLMTALASAGQRAEAIDTYGRLRSTLADELGIEPSEESQQVHRKLLGAPTARSRHTDVRTAELKRRCTDMEAMVRAAAATLPVSAMSMTTPGQTDADIPAPDNPGAWLEDNVDDILALVRQAATAGLASSAWRLSAAMLPFLDFRMRLEDWRRCVRIALVAARKCGDTEGEATMLRSLGQWHIYHDHFEAAEECFNVARVLTRALGNERETALAVYGLGAVARFTGRTPEAASLFRDSANALHSIGDAYGESYARWALAGAFIELGNIDGAEEQLNTALKSARSVGDRHREGHVLERFAAVYRARGNDSEAISCLEDALEIFTELGDVPCTTGVKEALAV, from the coding sequence ATCGGCGAGCGCGAACCTTTATTCCTATGTGACCGTCCTGCGGCGTGCGCTGCACGGACGACTGAACCGGCTGCGTAGCGGGTATGTGCTGCACGTCAAACCGGGCGAGCTCGACGTCCAGGTCTTCACCGACCTGCTCGTGGAGGCCCGCAGCGAGGCCGCCGCCGGCCACGTCGCCGATTCGCTGGGTGCCTATGACCGTGCGTTGAAATTGTGGCGTGGTGAGCCGCTGGCCGATATCAAAGGGCCACCGCCATGGATTCCATATATCCAAAAGTTGATAGACACACGCCTTGACGCTCTTGAGGAACGTGCCGCTCTTTATGTTCATAACGGACAGCAGAATGAGGCGGTCGCGGAACTTCGTGGTCTGATCGCGGAACATCCGCTCCGAGAAAGTCTATGGCGGCAGTTGATGACCGCATTGGCCAGTGCCGGGCAGCGTGCCGAAGCCATCGACACGTACGGGCGATTGCGCTCGACACTCGCCGACGAACTGGGCATCGAACCCAGCGAGGAGTCACAGCAGGTACATCGCAAACTACTCGGCGCACCCACAGCCCGATCCCGGCATACGGACGTGCGCACCGCCGAGTTGAAACGCCGGTGCACCGACATGGAGGCCATGGTCCGCGCGGCCGCGGCCACCCTGCCGGTCAGCGCGATGTCCATGACCACCCCGGGACAGACCGACGCCGACATACCGGCGCCGGACAACCCGGGGGCCTGGCTCGAGGACAACGTGGACGACATCCTGGCGCTGGTGCGTCAGGCCGCCACGGCGGGTCTGGCGTCCTCGGCGTGGCGGCTGAGCGCGGCCATGCTGCCGTTCCTGGATTTCCGGATGCGGCTCGAGGACTGGCGGCGGTGCGTGCGGATCGCGCTGGTCGCGGCCCGCAAGTGCGGTGACACCGAGGGCGAGGCCACGATGTTGCGCAGTCTCGGTCAGTGGCACATCTACCACGACCACTTCGAGGCGGCCGAGGAGTGCTTCAACGTGGCCCGGGTGCTGACCCGGGCGCTGGGCAACGAACGCGAGACCGCCCTGGCGGTCTACGGACTGGGCGCCGTGGCCCGGTTCACCGGGCGCACGCCCGAGGCGGCCTCGTTGTTCCGCGACTCCGCCAACGCCCTGCACTCCATTGGAGACGCCTACGGTGAGAGCTACGCCCGCTGGGCGCTGGCCGGGGCCTTCATCGAGCTGGGCAACATCGACGGCGCCGAGGAGCAGCTCAACACCGCGCTGAAGTCGGCGCGTTCGGTCGGCGACCGGCACCGCGAAGGCCATGTGCTGGAGCGGTTCGCGGCGGTCTACCGGGCCCGCGGCAACGATTCCGAGGCGATCTCCTGTCTGGAGGACGCGCTGGAGATTTTCACTGAACTGGGCGACGTGCCCTGTACGACCGGGGTCAAGGAGGCCCTGGCGGTGTGA